In Monodelphis domestica isolate mMonDom1 chromosome 3, mMonDom1.pri, whole genome shotgun sequence, the following proteins share a genomic window:
- the HAUS1 gene encoding HAUS augmin-like complex subunit 1 isoform X4 — protein sequence MEVQEEDPKGEEEEEEKSEKIASWLKKIFGDQPIPKYEMNPRTTDILYHLSECNRVRDRDTSLVIEDLKQKAREYESEARYLQDLLLESVNLSFTSLSSIGSSYLNALVDIALVLETKDTSLASFIPAVNSLTADLFRTKSRNEEMEHELSKLGKNLTATLMLEKCLREDLKKAELHLSMEKAKVDSRISNMDFLKAKSDDLRLRIKIAEEQLSARGMDASLSHQSLLTLSERCKTMETLYILSDSMEVLKLAELKQQTAPLKKRLESYLDLMPNPSLAQVKIEEAKRELNSVDAELTMKVDMMELLPDQSRISRTVFSED from the exons ATGGAGGTACAGGAGGAGGACccaaagggagaggaggaggaggaggagaagtctGAGAAG ATTGCTTCATGGTTGAAAAAGATTTTTGGTGATCAGCCCATTCCGAAATATGAAATGAATCCACGGACCACAGATATCTTGTATCATCTTTCAGAATGTAACAGAGTACGAGACAGGGATACCTCCTTGGTAATAGAAGACTTGAAACAGAAGGcaagagaatatgaatcagaag cCAGATATCTCCAAGATCTTCTCTTGGAAAGTGTCAATCTGTCCTTCACCAGTCTCTCTAGTATCGGAAGCAGCTATCTTAATGCTTTGGTTGACATTGCACTAGTGCTTGAAACAAAGGATACCTCCCTAGCTAG TTTTATCCCTGCAGTGAACAGTTTGACTGCTGATCTTTTTCGTACCAAgagcagaaatgaagaaatggagcaTGAATTaagcaaactgggaaaaaatctaaCTGCAACTCTAATGCTAGAAAAATGTCTAAGAGA GGACCTCAAGAAGGCAGAGCTGCATCTTTCCATGGAAAAAGCCAAAGTTGATAGTCGAATTTCAAATATGGATTTTCTAAAAGCCAAATCTGATGACCTCAGATTAAGAATCAAGATTGCAGAG gaGCAACTTTCAGCTCGAGGGATGGATGCTTCTCTCTCTCATCAATCATTATTGACACTTTCAGAG AGGTGCAAGACTATGGAAACATTGTATATACTGTCAGACTCCATGGAagtgttg AAACTGGCTGAACTCAAACAACAGACTGCACCTTTGAAGAAGAGATTGGAATCTTATTTAGACTTAATGCCG aATCCTTCTCTTGCTCAAGTGAAAATTGAAGAAGCCAAGCGAGAACTG AATTCTGTGGATGCTGAGCTCACAATGAAGGTGGACATGATGGAATTGTTACCAGATCAAA
- the HAUS1 gene encoding HAUS augmin-like complex subunit 1 isoform X1, with protein MEVQEEDPKGEEEEEEKSEKIASWLKKIFGDQPIPKYEMNPRTTDILYHLSECNRVRDRDTSLVIEDLKQKAREYESEARYLQDLLLESVNLSFTSLSSIGSSYLNALVDIALVLETKDTSLASFIPAVNSLTADLFRTKSRNEEMEHELSKLGKNLTATLMLEKCLREDLKKAELHLSMEKAKVDSRISNMDFLKAKSDDLRLRIKIAEEQLSARGMDASLSHQSLLTLSERCKTMETLYILSDSMEVLKLAELKQQTAPLKKRLESYLDLMPNPSLAQVKIEEAKRELNSVDAELTMKVDMMELLPDQNTRVEQPGSHDVSFYSTKSVSGEQISGNKFK; from the exons ATGGAGGTACAGGAGGAGGACccaaagggagaggaggaggaggaggagaagtctGAGAAG ATTGCTTCATGGTTGAAAAAGATTTTTGGTGATCAGCCCATTCCGAAATATGAAATGAATCCACGGACCACAGATATCTTGTATCATCTTTCAGAATGTAACAGAGTACGAGACAGGGATACCTCCTTGGTAATAGAAGACTTGAAACAGAAGGcaagagaatatgaatcagaag cCAGATATCTCCAAGATCTTCTCTTGGAAAGTGTCAATCTGTCCTTCACCAGTCTCTCTAGTATCGGAAGCAGCTATCTTAATGCTTTGGTTGACATTGCACTAGTGCTTGAAACAAAGGATACCTCCCTAGCTAG TTTTATCCCTGCAGTGAACAGTTTGACTGCTGATCTTTTTCGTACCAAgagcagaaatgaagaaatggagcaTGAATTaagcaaactgggaaaaaatctaaCTGCAACTCTAATGCTAGAAAAATGTCTAAGAGA GGACCTCAAGAAGGCAGAGCTGCATCTTTCCATGGAAAAAGCCAAAGTTGATAGTCGAATTTCAAATATGGATTTTCTAAAAGCCAAATCTGATGACCTCAGATTAAGAATCAAGATTGCAGAG gaGCAACTTTCAGCTCGAGGGATGGATGCTTCTCTCTCTCATCAATCATTATTGACACTTTCAGAG AGGTGCAAGACTATGGAAACATTGTATATACTGTCAGACTCCATGGAagtgttg AAACTGGCTGAACTCAAACAACAGACTGCACCTTTGAAGAAGAGATTGGAATCTTATTTAGACTTAATGCCG aATCCTTCTCTTGCTCAAGTGAAAATTGAAGAAGCCAAGCGAGAACTG AATTCTGTGGATGCTGAGCTCACAATGAAGGTGGACATGATGGAATTGTTACCAGATCAAA
- the HAUS1 gene encoding HAUS augmin-like complex subunit 1 isoform X3, with translation MEVQEEDPKGEEEEEEKSEKIASWLKKIFGDQPIPKYEMNPRTTDILYHLSECNRVRDRDTSLVIEDLKQKAREYESEARYLQDLLLESVNLSFTSLSSIGSSYLNALVDIALVLETKDTSLARNEEMEHELSKLGKNLTATLMLEKCLREDLKKAELHLSMEKAKVDSRISNMDFLKAKSDDLRLRIKIAEEQLSARGMDASLSHQSLLTLSERCKTMETLYILSDSMEVLKLAELKQQTAPLKKRLESYLDLMPNPSLAQVKIEEAKRELNSVDAELTMKVDMMELLPDQNTRVEQPGSHDVSFYSTKSVSGEQISGNKFK, from the exons ATGGAGGTACAGGAGGAGGACccaaagggagaggaggaggaggaggagaagtctGAGAAG ATTGCTTCATGGTTGAAAAAGATTTTTGGTGATCAGCCCATTCCGAAATATGAAATGAATCCACGGACCACAGATATCTTGTATCATCTTTCAGAATGTAACAGAGTACGAGACAGGGATACCTCCTTGGTAATAGAAGACTTGAAACAGAAGGcaagagaatatgaatcagaag cCAGATATCTCCAAGATCTTCTCTTGGAAAGTGTCAATCTGTCCTTCACCAGTCTCTCTAGTATCGGAAGCAGCTATCTTAATGCTTTGGTTGACATTGCACTAGTGCTTGAAACAAAGGATACCTCCCTAGCTAG aaatgaagaaatggagcaTGAATTaagcaaactgggaaaaaatctaaCTGCAACTCTAATGCTAGAAAAATGTCTAAGAGA GGACCTCAAGAAGGCAGAGCTGCATCTTTCCATGGAAAAAGCCAAAGTTGATAGTCGAATTTCAAATATGGATTTTCTAAAAGCCAAATCTGATGACCTCAGATTAAGAATCAAGATTGCAGAG gaGCAACTTTCAGCTCGAGGGATGGATGCTTCTCTCTCTCATCAATCATTATTGACACTTTCAGAG AGGTGCAAGACTATGGAAACATTGTATATACTGTCAGACTCCATGGAagtgttg AAACTGGCTGAACTCAAACAACAGACTGCACCTTTGAAGAAGAGATTGGAATCTTATTTAGACTTAATGCCG aATCCTTCTCTTGCTCAAGTGAAAATTGAAGAAGCCAAGCGAGAACTG AATTCTGTGGATGCTGAGCTCACAATGAAGGTGGACATGATGGAATTGTTACCAGATCAAA
- the HAUS1 gene encoding HAUS augmin-like complex subunit 1 isoform X5, giving the protein MEVQEEDPKGEEEEEEKSEKIASWLKKIFGDQPIPKYEMNPRTTDILYHLSECNRVRDRDTSLVIEDLKQKAREYESEARYLQDLLLESVNLSFTSLSSIGSSYLNALVDIALVLETKDTSLASFIPAVNSLTADLFRTKSRNEEMEHELSKLGKNLTATLMLEKCLREDLKKAELHLSMEKAKVDSRISNMDFLKAKSDDLRLRIKIAEEQLSARGMDASLSHQSLLTLSERCKTMETLYILSDSMEVLKLAELKQQTAPLKKRLESYLDLMPNPSLAQVKIEEAKRELIPGLSSQGAMTSVSTLQNQSLVNR; this is encoded by the exons ATGGAGGTACAGGAGGAGGACccaaagggagaggaggaggaggaggagaagtctGAGAAG ATTGCTTCATGGTTGAAAAAGATTTTTGGTGATCAGCCCATTCCGAAATATGAAATGAATCCACGGACCACAGATATCTTGTATCATCTTTCAGAATGTAACAGAGTACGAGACAGGGATACCTCCTTGGTAATAGAAGACTTGAAACAGAAGGcaagagaatatgaatcagaag cCAGATATCTCCAAGATCTTCTCTTGGAAAGTGTCAATCTGTCCTTCACCAGTCTCTCTAGTATCGGAAGCAGCTATCTTAATGCTTTGGTTGACATTGCACTAGTGCTTGAAACAAAGGATACCTCCCTAGCTAG TTTTATCCCTGCAGTGAACAGTTTGACTGCTGATCTTTTTCGTACCAAgagcagaaatgaagaaatggagcaTGAATTaagcaaactgggaaaaaatctaaCTGCAACTCTAATGCTAGAAAAATGTCTAAGAGA GGACCTCAAGAAGGCAGAGCTGCATCTTTCCATGGAAAAAGCCAAAGTTGATAGTCGAATTTCAAATATGGATTTTCTAAAAGCCAAATCTGATGACCTCAGATTAAGAATCAAGATTGCAGAG gaGCAACTTTCAGCTCGAGGGATGGATGCTTCTCTCTCTCATCAATCATTATTGACACTTTCAGAG AGGTGCAAGACTATGGAAACATTGTATATACTGTCAGACTCCATGGAagtgttg AAACTGGCTGAACTCAAACAACAGACTGCACCTTTGAAGAAGAGATTGGAATCTTATTTAGACTTAATGCCG aATCCTTCTCTTGCTCAAGTGAAAATTGAAGAAGCCAAGCGAGAACTG
- the HAUS1 gene encoding HAUS augmin-like complex subunit 1 isoform X6, with amino-acid sequence MEVQEEDPKGEEEEEEKSEKIASWLKKIFGDQPIPKYEMNPRTTDILYHLSECNRVRDRDTSLVIEDLKQKAREYESEARYLQDLLLESVNLSFTSLSSIGSSYLNALVDIALVLETKDTSLARNEEMEHELSKLGKNLTATLMLEKCLREDLKKAELHLSMEKAKVDSRISNMDFLKAKSDDLRLRIKIAEEQLSARGMDASLSHQSLLTLSEKLAELKQQTAPLKKRLESYLDLMPNPSLAQVKIEEAKRELNSVDAELTMKVDMMELLPDQSKRRFT; translated from the exons ATGGAGGTACAGGAGGAGGACccaaagggagaggaggaggaggaggagaagtctGAGAAG ATTGCTTCATGGTTGAAAAAGATTTTTGGTGATCAGCCCATTCCGAAATATGAAATGAATCCACGGACCACAGATATCTTGTATCATCTTTCAGAATGTAACAGAGTACGAGACAGGGATACCTCCTTGGTAATAGAAGACTTGAAACAGAAGGcaagagaatatgaatcagaag cCAGATATCTCCAAGATCTTCTCTTGGAAAGTGTCAATCTGTCCTTCACCAGTCTCTCTAGTATCGGAAGCAGCTATCTTAATGCTTTGGTTGACATTGCACTAGTGCTTGAAACAAAGGATACCTCCCTAGCTAG aaatgaagaaatggagcaTGAATTaagcaaactgggaaaaaatctaaCTGCAACTCTAATGCTAGAAAAATGTCTAAGAGA GGACCTCAAGAAGGCAGAGCTGCATCTTTCCATGGAAAAAGCCAAAGTTGATAGTCGAATTTCAAATATGGATTTTCTAAAAGCCAAATCTGATGACCTCAGATTAAGAATCAAGATTGCAGAG gaGCAACTTTCAGCTCGAGGGATGGATGCTTCTCTCTCTCATCAATCATTATTGACACTTTCAGAG AAACTGGCTGAACTCAAACAACAGACTGCACCTTTGAAGAAGAGATTGGAATCTTATTTAGACTTAATGCCG aATCCTTCTCTTGCTCAAGTGAAAATTGAAGAAGCCAAGCGAGAACTG AATTCTGTGGATGCTGAGCTCACAATGAAGGTGGACATGATGGAATTGTTACCAGATCAAAGTAAGCGTCGATTTACCTAA
- the HAUS1 gene encoding HAUS augmin-like complex subunit 1 isoform X2, giving the protein MEVQEEDPKGEEEEEEKSEKIASWLKKIFGDQPIPKYEMNPRTTDILYHLSECNRVRDRDTSLVIEDLKQKAREYESEARYLQDLLLESVNLSFTSLSSIGSSYLNALVDIALVLETKDTSLASFIPAVNSLTADLFRTKSRNEEMEHELSKLGKNLTATLMLEKCLREDLKKAELHLSMEKAKVDSRISNMDFLKAKSDDLRLRIKIAEEQLSARGMDASLSHQSLLTLSEKLAELKQQTAPLKKRLESYLDLMPNPSLAQVKIEEAKRELNSVDAELTMKVDMMELLPDQNTRVEQPGSHDVSFYSTKSVSGEQISGNKFK; this is encoded by the exons ATGGAGGTACAGGAGGAGGACccaaagggagaggaggaggaggaggagaagtctGAGAAG ATTGCTTCATGGTTGAAAAAGATTTTTGGTGATCAGCCCATTCCGAAATATGAAATGAATCCACGGACCACAGATATCTTGTATCATCTTTCAGAATGTAACAGAGTACGAGACAGGGATACCTCCTTGGTAATAGAAGACTTGAAACAGAAGGcaagagaatatgaatcagaag cCAGATATCTCCAAGATCTTCTCTTGGAAAGTGTCAATCTGTCCTTCACCAGTCTCTCTAGTATCGGAAGCAGCTATCTTAATGCTTTGGTTGACATTGCACTAGTGCTTGAAACAAAGGATACCTCCCTAGCTAG TTTTATCCCTGCAGTGAACAGTTTGACTGCTGATCTTTTTCGTACCAAgagcagaaatgaagaaatggagcaTGAATTaagcaaactgggaaaaaatctaaCTGCAACTCTAATGCTAGAAAAATGTCTAAGAGA GGACCTCAAGAAGGCAGAGCTGCATCTTTCCATGGAAAAAGCCAAAGTTGATAGTCGAATTTCAAATATGGATTTTCTAAAAGCCAAATCTGATGACCTCAGATTAAGAATCAAGATTGCAGAG gaGCAACTTTCAGCTCGAGGGATGGATGCTTCTCTCTCTCATCAATCATTATTGACACTTTCAGAG AAACTGGCTGAACTCAAACAACAGACTGCACCTTTGAAGAAGAGATTGGAATCTTATTTAGACTTAATGCCG aATCCTTCTCTTGCTCAAGTGAAAATTGAAGAAGCCAAGCGAGAACTG AATTCTGTGGATGCTGAGCTCACAATGAAGGTGGACATGATGGAATTGTTACCAGATCAAA